One Burkholderia thailandensis E264 genomic window carries:
- a CDS encoding PepSY-associated TM helix domain-containing protein produces the protein MDASLRSRWRAVHRGAGALFGVVLFVILFTGTWSLAQESMQGWWRPPALAVAGPPLPLERLAARAAALGFSLRDARIVLPQPSDPAVRFCSARQVCALALNPATGEPLAEAARAMPLVTLHKTMFAGFPGRIFVSLWGIALLVLIVAGLVLHRRHWPDSARVRRDRGVRIALFDLHGWIGLWGAPWLVLFALTGALSGLGALGTVSLAPVAFPGQPQRAFAALMGAPPPAAVDKPWSRAPDLDALLRRDAARAPAFRPEVVALHHWGDANASVEIAGTAAGLPSTALFERHLYRAADGQWLADATSRGRGFWLRAFIAVQPLHFARYGWSGAAGGSLRALHFLMGVAACVLCATGLVLWIERRHAQRDARARTLAALGAGVCGGLVLAGGVLLFAGRVLPPGARADDALAALFWSTWLGSALLAARVRDRAALVRALMGAAGAAYLLAGAAHLSIALLGAGAPVYAHVDAALACLGALLLRAARRPRRVAAPPAGLPPPRSELP, from the coding sequence ATGGACGCATCGCTGCGATCGCGCTGGCGCGCTGTCCATCGCGGGGCGGGCGCGCTGTTCGGCGTCGTGCTGTTCGTCATCCTGTTCACGGGCACGTGGAGTCTCGCGCAGGAATCGATGCAGGGCTGGTGGCGGCCGCCGGCGCTTGCCGTCGCCGGGCCGCCGCTGCCGCTCGAGCGGCTTGCCGCGCGCGCGGCGGCGCTCGGGTTTTCGCTGCGCGATGCGCGCATCGTGCTGCCGCAGCCGAGCGATCCGGCGGTCCGGTTCTGCTCGGCGCGGCAGGTCTGCGCGCTCGCGCTGAATCCGGCGACGGGGGAGCCGCTCGCGGAGGCGGCGCGCGCCATGCCGCTCGTCACGCTGCACAAGACGATGTTCGCCGGCTTTCCCGGCCGGATCTTCGTGAGCCTGTGGGGTATCGCGCTGCTCGTGCTGATCGTCGCGGGGCTCGTGCTGCACCGGCGCCACTGGCCCGATTCGGCGCGCGTGCGGCGCGACCGGGGCGTGCGCATCGCGCTCTTCGACCTGCACGGATGGATCGGCCTCTGGGGCGCGCCGTGGCTCGTGCTGTTCGCGCTCACGGGCGCGCTGTCCGGGCTCGGCGCGCTTGGCACGGTATCGCTCGCGCCGGTCGCGTTTCCGGGGCAGCCGCAACGGGCGTTCGCGGCGCTGATGGGCGCGCCGCCGCCCGCGGCGGTCGACAAGCCGTGGTCGCGCGCACCGGATCTCGACGCACTGCTCCGGCGCGACGCCGCGCGTGCGCCGGCATTTCGTCCCGAAGTCGTCGCGCTGCACCACTGGGGCGATGCGAACGCGAGCGTCGAGATCGCCGGCACGGCGGCGGGCCTGCCGAGCACCGCGCTGTTCGAGCGCCATCTGTATCGCGCGGCCGACGGGCAGTGGCTCGCGGACGCGACATCGCGCGGCCGGGGCTTCTGGCTGCGCGCGTTCATCGCGGTCCAGCCGCTGCATTTCGCGCGGTACGGCTGGAGCGGCGCGGCGGGCGGCAGTCTGCGCGCGCTTCACTTTCTGATGGGCGTGGCTGCCTGCGTGCTGTGCGCGACGGGGCTCGTTCTGTGGATCGAGCGACGGCACGCGCAGCGCGACGCCCGCGCCCGCACGCTCGCGGCGCTTGGTGCGGGCGTGTGCGGCGGCCTTGTGCTCGCGGGCGGCGTGCTGCTGTTCGCGGGGCGCGTGCTGCCGCCCGGCGCGCGCGCCGACGACGCGCTCGCCGCGCTGTTCTGGTCGACCTGGCTCGGCAGCGCGTTGCTCGCCGCGCGCGTGCGCGATCGCGCCGCGCTCGTGCGCGCGCTGATGGGGGCGGCGGGCGCCGCGTATCTGCTCGCCGGCGCCGCGCATCTGTCGATCGCGCTGCTCGGCGCGGGCGCACCCGTCTACGCACACGTCGATGCCGCGCTCGCCTGCCTCGGCGCATTGCTGCTGCGCGCGGCGCGGCGTCCTCGCCGCGTCGCGGCGCCGCCCGCCGGCCTGCCGCCGCCGCGTTCCGAACTTCCTTAA
- a CDS encoding TonB-dependent siderophore receptor, with translation MLIAAHPGAAALAGTAAKSDTQKNESVQEGTRQRAAGARPAGGELKAISVSASKDAADDPSIATVGKMPLALREIAQSVSVTTRERIEQQNLFSLDDVMQQSAGVTVQPYVLLTTAYFVRGFKVDSFELDGVPVVLGDMASSPQDMSVYERVEILRGANGLLHGSGNPAATVNLVRKRPQYQFAANASASIGSWGRYRAQADIGGPLNPAGTVRGRLVAAYEDRGFFYDRAKQDTRSIYGIAEIDVTRDTLVTVGAQYQSVASVPDMSGVPMARDGSSLGLSRSTFLDVGWGHFDWDTTRAFGSVEQKLGGGWKALVSGEYQAVRSDLKYAGSYGAIDRATGAGGTLMGGAYQFSGYSRSVDANVQGPVRAFGLAHELLFGATYASSSNGQLSAPLLAGAGTPVNVYRWNPDSVPEPGIGPYRQDMQNDISQKGVYGLGRIKLAQPVTLVLGGRVSWWSQDSLGAHYNAGRQFTPYGGLIWDVARDWSWYASYAEVFQPQTKPTWDGSILTPVKGRTYETGIKGELSGGKLNVSLAAFRIDLDNNPQVDAAHPCAGRSCYYVNGGSVRSQGFEFEANGRITPWWSVWASYTFDTIRYAKDVANGGAFAAELTPRHLLRLWTNYDLPWQERRWSIGGGVQVQSDFSAASNGVTMRQGGYALASVRLGYRYDRQWSAALNVNNLFDRTYYQSLSQPGWNNRYGEPRNVMLTVRGQF, from the coding sequence ATGCTGATCGCGGCCCACCCCGGTGCGGCGGCGCTTGCCGGCACGGCCGCGAAGAGCGACACGCAAAAGAACGAGAGCGTGCAGGAAGGCACGCGGCAGCGAGCCGCCGGCGCACGGCCGGCCGGCGGCGAGTTGAAGGCGATTTCGGTAAGCGCGTCGAAGGATGCGGCGGACGACCCGTCGATCGCGACTGTCGGCAAGATGCCGCTCGCGCTGCGGGAGATTGCGCAATCGGTCAGTGTGACGACGCGCGAGCGGATCGAGCAGCAGAACCTGTTCAGCCTCGACGACGTGATGCAGCAGTCGGCCGGCGTGACCGTGCAGCCATACGTGCTGCTGACGACCGCGTACTTCGTGCGCGGCTTCAAGGTGGATTCGTTCGAGCTCGACGGCGTGCCCGTCGTGCTCGGCGACATGGCGAGCTCGCCGCAGGACATGTCGGTGTACGAGCGGGTGGAGATCCTGCGCGGCGCGAACGGCTTGCTGCACGGCTCGGGCAATCCGGCCGCGACCGTCAATCTGGTGCGCAAGCGGCCGCAATATCAGTTTGCCGCGAACGCGAGCGCGAGCATCGGCAGTTGGGGGCGCTACCGAGCGCAGGCCGACATCGGCGGGCCGCTGAACCCGGCGGGCACGGTGCGCGGGCGGCTCGTCGCCGCGTACGAGGACCGCGGCTTCTTTTACGATCGCGCGAAGCAGGATACGCGCTCGATCTACGGCATCGCCGAGATCGACGTGACGCGCGACACGCTCGTCACGGTCGGCGCGCAATACCAGTCGGTCGCGTCGGTGCCCGACATGTCCGGCGTGCCGATGGCGCGCGACGGCTCGAGCCTCGGCCTGTCGCGATCGACATTCCTCGACGTCGGCTGGGGCCACTTCGACTGGGATACGACGCGCGCGTTCGGCTCGGTCGAGCAGAAGCTCGGCGGCGGCTGGAAGGCACTGGTGAGCGGCGAGTATCAGGCGGTGCGCTCCGACCTGAAATACGCGGGCTCGTACGGCGCGATCGATCGGGCCACGGGTGCGGGCGGCACGCTGATGGGAGGCGCATACCAGTTCAGCGGCTATAGCCGCAGCGTCGATGCGAACGTGCAGGGCCCGGTGCGCGCGTTCGGGCTCGCGCACGAACTGCTGTTCGGCGCAACCTACGCGAGCAGCAGCAACGGGCAGCTCAGCGCGCCGCTGCTGGCGGGCGCCGGCACGCCGGTGAACGTGTACCGCTGGAATCCGGACAGCGTGCCGGAGCCGGGTATCGGGCCGTACCGGCAGGACATGCAGAACGACATCTCGCAAAAGGGCGTCTACGGCCTCGGCCGCATCAAGCTCGCGCAGCCGGTCACGCTCGTGCTGGGCGGGCGCGTGAGCTGGTGGAGCCAGGACAGCCTCGGCGCGCACTACAACGCGGGCCGCCAGTTCACGCCGTATGGCGGGCTGATCTGGGATGTCGCGCGCGACTGGTCGTGGTACGCGAGCTATGCGGAAGTGTTCCAGCCGCAGACCAAGCCGACCTGGGACGGCAGCATCCTGACGCCGGTGAAGGGCCGCACCTACGAGACCGGTATCAAGGGCGAGCTGTCGGGCGGCAAGCTCAACGTGTCGCTCGCGGCGTTTCGCATCGATCTCGATAACAATCCGCAGGTCGATGCCGCACATCCATGCGCCGGGCGGAGCTGCTACTACGTGAACGGCGGCAGCGTGCGCAGCCAGGGCTTCGAATTCGAGGCGAACGGGCGCATCACGCCGTGGTGGAGCGTGTGGGCGAGCTACACGTTCGACACGATCCGCTATGCGAAGGACGTCGCCAACGGCGGCGCGTTCGCGGCGGAGCTCACGCCGCGCCACCTGCTGCGCTTGTGGACGAACTACGACCTGCCGTGGCAGGAACGCCGCTGGAGCATCGGCGGCGGCGTGCAGGTGCAGAGCGATTTCTCGGCGGCGTCGAACGGCGTCACGATGCGACAGGGCGGCTACGCGCTCGCGAGCGTGCGGCTCGGCTATCGCTACGACAGGCAATGGAGCGCCGCGCTCAACGTCAACAACCTGTTCGACCGCACTTACTACCAGAGTCTCAGCCAGCCCGGCTGGAACAATCGCTATGGGGAGCCGCGCAACGTGATGCTGACCGTGCGCGGGCAGTTCTGA
- a CDS encoding ABC transporter ATP-binding protein: MKTLLARLQCLPGDTRRALYRGVGWAVAAALLDGLCGVLLVPLIRAWFSGGALLHWAAALVALTLGHALVLYVAQLRGYRAGGALAAGLVDRLVRHLPRIGAPRAVRDSHPEGLLRGPVMQAMGIPAHLLGPLIGAVVTPLAVIAGLAYIDWRIALCLAAAAALLFALLNWSGARTLALEEARAAGERDMAGQLQVFAAHQGLLRFAGQDGDGRAALQRALDERHRRTRALMRRSLPIELGFAGAVQAVFVAMLAGGAWAVATGRLDPATVVAVLVLLVRFIEPLAQLTQLDQALRGGWRALDAVLTVLRAPRFESPERGPRPQDASVAAVRVSYRSNTGATLLDHVDLRCPAGGFVAIVGPTGAGKSTLLGLLARLDDPSSGRVLFGNVDLRRLSETALAGARNVVFQDSGLFRGSLAWNLRMSCPDASDAALAAVLDAVGLSRDVERLPHGLDTDVGPGGELLSGGQRQRACIARGLLAKAPLLLLDEPTASLDALSARRVRDSLVGMRGRRTRIVVTHHPALARAADEIVVLEAGRVRARGTHAQLVASDAWYAEFARAELEREAPDAAAAETGSPAGKRRARAGHR, from the coding sequence ATGAAAACCCTGCTTGCGCGATTGCAATGCCTGCCGGGCGATACGCGGCGGGCGCTGTATCGCGGCGTCGGCTGGGCGGTGGCCGCCGCGCTGCTCGACGGCCTGTGCGGCGTGCTGCTGGTGCCGCTGATCCGCGCATGGTTCTCGGGCGGCGCGCTGCTGCACTGGGCGGCGGCGCTCGTCGCGCTGACGCTCGGCCACGCGCTCGTGCTGTACGTCGCGCAACTTCGCGGCTATCGCGCGGGCGGCGCGCTCGCGGCCGGGCTCGTCGATCGCCTGGTGCGCCATCTGCCGCGCATCGGCGCGCCGCGGGCCGTGCGCGACAGCCATCCGGAGGGCTTGCTGCGCGGCCCCGTGATGCAGGCGATGGGCATTCCCGCGCATCTGCTCGGGCCGCTGATCGGCGCGGTGGTCACGCCGCTCGCGGTGATCGCCGGGCTCGCGTATATCGATTGGCGAATCGCGCTGTGCCTCGCCGCGGCGGCCGCGCTGCTGTTCGCGCTGCTGAACTGGAGCGGCGCGCGCACGCTCGCGCTCGAGGAGGCGCGCGCGGCGGGCGAGCGCGACATGGCCGGGCAGCTCCAGGTGTTCGCCGCGCATCAAGGGCTGCTGCGCTTTGCCGGGCAGGACGGCGACGGACGCGCGGCGCTGCAGCGCGCGCTCGACGAGCGCCATCGACGCACCCGCGCGCTGATGCGGCGTTCGCTGCCGATCGAGCTCGGCTTCGCGGGCGCGGTGCAGGCGGTGTTCGTCGCGATGCTGGCGGGCGGCGCGTGGGCGGTCGCGACTGGCCGGCTCGATCCGGCGACCGTCGTCGCGGTGCTCGTGCTGCTCGTGCGCTTCATCGAGCCGCTCGCGCAACTGACGCAGCTCGACCAGGCGCTGCGCGGCGGCTGGCGCGCGCTCGATGCGGTGCTGACGGTGCTGCGCGCGCCGCGCTTCGAAAGCCCCGAGCGCGGCCCGCGGCCGCAGGACGCGAGCGTCGCGGCGGTGCGGGTTAGCTACCGGTCGAATACGGGCGCGACGCTGCTCGATCACGTCGATCTGCGCTGCCCGGCGGGCGGCTTCGTCGCGATCGTCGGTCCGACGGGCGCGGGCAAGAGCACGCTGCTCGGCTTGCTCGCGCGGCTCGACGATCCGTCGAGCGGCCGCGTGCTGTTCGGCAACGTCGACTTGCGGCGCTTGAGCGAGACGGCGCTCGCCGGCGCGCGCAACGTCGTGTTTCAGGACAGCGGCCTGTTTCGCGGCAGCCTCGCATGGAATCTGCGGATGAGCTGCCCCGACGCGTCCGACGCGGCGCTTGCCGCGGTGCTGGATGCGGTCGGACTGTCGCGCGACGTCGAGCGTCTGCCGCACGGGCTCGATACCGACGTCGGGCCGGGCGGTGAACTGCTGTCGGGCGGGCAGCGCCAGCGCGCGTGCATCGCGCGCGGGCTGCTCGCGAAGGCGCCGCTGCTGCTGCTCGACGAGCCGACCGCGAGCCTCGACGCGCTGAGCGCGCGACGCGTGCGGGACAGCCTCGTCGGCATGCGAGGGCGGCGCACGCGTATCGTCGTCACGCACCATCCGGCGCTCGCGCGCGCCGCGGACGAGATCGTCGTGCTCGAGGCCGGCCGCGTGCGGGCGCGCGGCACGCATGCTCAGCTCGTCGCGAGCGACGCGTGGTACGCGGAGTTCGCCCGTGCCGAGCTCGAACGCGAGGCGCCGGACGCCGCCGCGGCCGAAACCGGTTCCCCGGCAGGCAAGCGTCGAGCGCGCGCCGGGCATCGATAG
- a CDS encoding ABC transporter ATP-binding protein, with protein MNAPLSRMLRPFAAPLAAAVALQALAGVASLVPWLALGRIAEHWRIAADLDGAAREWLAAAVAAGVCWLSGQTIALHLTHRVDADLSDRLRKRLADHLQRLPLTWFARTGSDRIARYVDQDVRALHQLVAHAPADVTQLIVVPGAALACLLYLNPALLAFALAPLVLGAALFRRMRSARFVPAFADRNAALEKLMGDYAEFARNPALVRQYPGAGIEAVVLDSVARFERAFSAWVGRIGGLGACTQVLLGTPLLLAWVVLGAMGVALARSPIGELCVFALLIWAVAAPVRALGHGADALREARAAATRLDALLALPGLPQPPDGAQAPPAPRDASIAIRGVCVDFDGTRILHDIDATIGAGTTTAIVGPSGAGKSTLLTLLARFMDPDRGDVLLGGADLRALPQRVLRDQVAMVFQQAVALDVSIAENIALYRPDASRDEIRAAARAACLADRIDALPGGYDCVHGRDARFSGGELQRLAIARALLSHAPLLLLDEPASALDPQTGRALRNALHGGARTRVIVSHDLAAVRQADQILVMDRGRIVERGTHRALLDARGLYARLWAERDRPAEEATR; from the coding sequence ATGAACGCGCCGCTTTCCCGGATGTTGCGCCCGTTCGCGGCGCCGCTCGCCGCCGCGGTCGCGCTGCAGGCGCTCGCGGGCGTCGCGTCGCTCGTGCCGTGGCTCGCGCTCGGCCGGATCGCCGAGCACTGGCGCATCGCGGCCGACCTCGACGGCGCGGCGCGCGAGTGGCTCGCGGCGGCGGTCGCGGCCGGCGTGTGCTGGCTGTCCGGCCAGACGATCGCATTGCATCTCACGCACCGCGTCGACGCCGATCTGAGCGACCGGCTGCGCAAGCGCCTCGCCGATCACTTGCAGCGGCTGCCGCTCACCTGGTTCGCGCGAACGGGCAGCGACCGGATCGCGCGCTACGTCGATCAGGACGTGCGCGCGCTGCATCAGCTCGTCGCGCATGCGCCGGCCGACGTCACGCAATTGATCGTCGTGCCGGGCGCGGCGCTCGCGTGCCTGCTTTATCTGAATCCGGCGCTGCTCGCGTTCGCGCTCGCGCCGCTCGTGCTCGGCGCGGCGCTGTTCCGCCGGATGCGCTCGGCGCGCTTCGTGCCCGCGTTCGCGGACCGGAACGCGGCGCTCGAGAAGCTGATGGGCGACTACGCGGAGTTCGCGCGGAACCCGGCGCTCGTGCGCCAGTACCCGGGGGCGGGGATCGAGGCGGTCGTGCTCGATTCGGTCGCGCGCTTCGAGCGCGCGTTCTCGGCATGGGTCGGCCGCATCGGCGGGCTCGGCGCGTGCACGCAGGTGTTGCTCGGCACGCCGCTGCTGCTCGCGTGGGTCGTGCTCGGCGCGATGGGGGTCGCGCTCGCGCGCTCGCCGATCGGCGAGCTCTGCGTGTTCGCGCTGCTGATCTGGGCCGTCGCGGCGCCGGTGCGCGCGCTCGGCCACGGCGCGGACGCATTGCGCGAAGCGCGCGCGGCCGCCACGCGGCTCGACGCGCTGCTCGCGCTGCCCGGCTTGCCGCAGCCGCCCGACGGCGCGCAAGCGCCGCCGGCGCCGCGCGACGCATCGATCGCGATCCGCGGCGTGTGCGTCGATTTCGACGGCACGCGAATTCTGCACGACATCGACGCGACGATCGGGGCCGGCACGACCACCGCGATCGTCGGGCCGTCCGGGGCGGGCAAGAGCACGCTGCTCACGCTGCTCGCGCGTTTCATGGACCCGGATCGCGGCGACGTGCTGCTCGGCGGCGCCGACTTGCGCGCGCTGCCGCAGCGCGTGCTGCGCGATCAGGTCGCGATGGTGTTTCAGCAGGCGGTGGCGCTCGACGTGTCGATCGCCGAGAACATCGCGCTGTATCGGCCCGATGCGAGCCGCGACGAGATCCGCGCGGCCGCGCGCGCCGCGTGTCTTGCCGATCGCATCGACGCGCTGCCGGGCGGCTACGACTGCGTCCACGGGCGCGACGCGCGTTTTTCCGGCGGCGAGCTGCAGCGGCTCGCGATCGCGCGCGCGCTGTTGTCGCACGCGCCGCTGCTGCTGCTCGACGAGCCGGCGTCCGCGCTCGATCCGCAAACCGGGCGCGCGCTGCGCAATGCGCTGCACGGCGGCGCGCGCACGCGCGTGATCGTCAGCCACGATCTCGCGGCCGTCCGGCAAGCGGATCAGATCCTCGTGATGGATCGGGGGCGCATCGTCGAACGCGGCACGCACCGCGCGCTGCTCGATGCGCGCGGCCTGTACGCGAGACTTTGGGCCGAGCGCGATCGCCCGGCCGAGGAGGCGACACGATGA
- a CDS encoding Gfo/Idh/MocA family oxidoreductase — protein MSTRPLPVVVAGSRFGQFYAAGLAASDAYRIAGILGQGSARTAALARRVGAPVFPEPGALPDDVRIACVAVGGAVRGAQGAALACRLLERGIDVLIEHPLLPAEWDAVLRTAARSGRRCLLNSFYPHLPAVARFIDVAQRLRRIGSPLHVELACSVQASFAALDVLASALQGVGPWSIEPAQPVCPSMRECAMVLAQTPVALRVHNEMAAADDGRMHLLFRIALMTDHGTWTLASPHGPLAWEPALREPRADRDGLFPIFGDDGPPRGLPNVQLYDAEPLAWDVIHARHWPRAAVRAVDRLASGDGLAASNQRSVEVTRVWQHLTTLLGFPDQPPGDASADTLEALLERAA, from the coding sequence ATGAGCACTCGTCCGTTGCCGGTCGTCGTGGCCGGTTCCCGTTTCGGCCAGTTCTACGCGGCGGGGCTCGCCGCGTCGGATGCGTATCGCATCGCAGGCATCCTGGGGCAGGGCAGCGCACGCACGGCCGCGCTCGCGCGGCGGGTCGGCGCGCCCGTCTTCCCGGAGCCCGGCGCGTTGCCGGACGACGTGCGCATCGCGTGCGTCGCGGTTGGCGGCGCGGTGCGCGGCGCGCAGGGCGCCGCGCTCGCGTGCCGGCTTCTCGAGCGCGGCATCGACGTGCTGATCGAGCACCCGCTGCTGCCCGCCGAATGGGACGCGGTGCTGCGCACCGCGGCGCGCAGCGGACGCCGCTGCCTGCTGAACAGCTTCTATCCGCATCTGCCCGCCGTCGCGCGCTTCATCGACGTCGCGCAGCGGCTGCGCCGGATCGGCTCCCCGCTGCACGTCGAGCTCGCGTGCTCGGTGCAGGCGAGCTTCGCGGCGCTCGACGTGCTCGCGAGCGCGCTGCAAGGCGTCGGGCCATGGTCGATCGAACCCGCGCAACCGGTGTGCCCGTCGATGCGCGAATGCGCGATGGTGCTTGCGCAAACGCCCGTCGCGCTGCGCGTGCACAACGAAATGGCGGCCGCCGACGACGGACGGATGCACCTGCTGTTCCGGATCGCGCTGATGACGGATCACGGCACGTGGACGCTCGCGTCGCCGCACGGCCCGCTCGCGTGGGAGCCGGCGCTGCGCGAGCCGCGAGCCGACCGCGACGGGCTGTTCCCGATCTTCGGCGACGACGGGCCGCCGCGCGGCCTGCCGAACGTGCAGCTCTACGACGCCGAGCCGCTCGCGTGGGATGTGATTCATGCGCGGCACTGGCCGCGGGCGGCGGTGCGCGCGGTCGACCGGCTCGCGTCGGGCGACGGCCTCGCGGCGAGCAATCAGCGCAGCGTCGAGGTGACGCGTGTCTGGCAGCATCTGACGACGCTGCTCGGCTTTCCGGATCAGCCGCCGGGCGATGCGTCGGCCGACACGCTGGAGGCGTTGCTGGAGCGCGCCGCATGA